From a single Girardinichthys multiradiatus isolate DD_20200921_A chromosome 17, DD_fGirMul_XY1, whole genome shotgun sequence genomic region:
- the slc5a8 gene encoding sodium-coupled monocarboxylate transporter 1 — MSGSPVAGSFAIADYVVFALMLLISAAIGVYYAWTDRSQRSSRDFLTGGRKLTALPVSMSLTASFMSAITVLANPAEVYRYGASIGFYAVSYVFTMLITSEVFLPVFYKLSITSTYEYLELRFNRATRLLGTMLFIVQTILYTGIVIYAPALALNQVTGMNLWGAVISTGVVCTFYCTMGGLKAVVWTDVIQLGVMLAGFLTVIIRSVVLKGGVITIISDSQHGGRLNLSDFDPNPLRRHTFWTLSIGGTFIWLSVYGINQAQVQRYISCKSMTHAKLSLYINLVGLWSILLSSVFAGMCLFSVYKSCDPWTTGRISAPDQLMPYLVMDILGDYPGLPGLFVAAAYSGSLSTVSSSINALATVTVEDIIRPNTNFSEKHLSWMSKGMSFFYGVLCIGMAGLASLMGGILQATISIFGIIGGPLLGLFMLGILCPLANSKGALSGLVSGLVLSLWVGIGAQIYPPPHDMSRPLPLSTDGCNLTMAHGFNWTSSALPIQNSTAVTPVHDDGKPVLAELYALSYLYFSPLGTIVAISVGLIVSILTGGCKLKVESRLMLQKEDTTCYYFIKMLKRKIKSRSGHLDLKDREMTFGNANPAFSDFELDLAKSAVS, encoded by the exons ATGTCAGGGAGCCCCGTGGCTGGTTCCTTTGCCATAGCAGATTATGTGGTTTTTGCTCTCATGCTGCTGATTTCTGCTGCCATTGGGGTCTACTATGCCTGGACCGACAGGAGTCAGAGAAGCTCCAGGGACTTCCTGACTGGGGGCCGCAAGCTGACTGCCCTGCCTGTCTCTATGTCCCTGACCGCCAGCTTCATGTCGGCCATCACGGTGCTGGCAAACCCTGCTGAG GTATACCGCTACGGAGCCAGCATTGGATTTTATGCTGTCTCTTATGTATTCACAATGCTCATAACCTCTGAGGTCTTTCTCCCAGTCTTCTACAAGCTGAGCATCACAAGCACATATGAg TACCTGGAGCTGCGTTTCAACAGAGCGACCCGTCTGCTGGGAACCATGCTCTTCATTGTTCAGACA ATCCTTTATACTGGGATTGTCATCTATGCTCCGGCTCTTGCTTTAAACCAAG TGACTGGTATGAATCTGTGGGGCGCTGTTATTTCAACAGGAGTGGTCTGTACCTTTTACTGTACAATG gGAGGTCTAAAGGCAGTGGTGTGGACAGATGTAATTCAG CTTGGTGTCATGCTTGCAGGCTTCCTCACCGTCATCATTCGGTCTGTAGTCTTAAAAGGTGGAGTCATCACCATCATCTCTGACTCACAACACGGAGGAAGACTAAATCTTTCAGA CTTTGATCCAAACCCACTACGGAGGCACACATTTTGGACGCTGTCCATCGGAGGAACGTTTATTTGGCTCAGTGTCTATGGAATCAACCAGGCCCAGGTTCAAAGATACATCTCTTGCAAGAGCATGACTCACGCCAAACT TTCGTTATACATCAACTTGGTGGGTCTTTGGTCCATTTTGCTGAGCTCAGTGTTTGCAGGAATGTGTCTGTTCTCAGTATATAAGAGTTGTGACCCCTGGACCACTGGACGTATTTCTGCTCCTGACCAG CTGATGCCGTATTTGGTGATGGACATCTTAGGAGATTATCCAGGCCTTCCTGGACTTTTTGTTGCAGCAGCTTATAGTGGATCTCTGAG CACAGTGTCTTCCAGCATCAATGCACTAGCTACAGTGACAGTGGAGGACATCATAAGACCGAACACAAACTTTTCAGAAAAGCACCTGTCCTGGATGTCAAAAGGAATGA GTTTTTTCTATGGTGTTTTGTGCATTGGGATGGCTGGACTGGCCTCGCTTATGGGAGGAATCTTGCAG GCAACTATCAGTATTTTTGGGATCATTGGAGGTCCCTTGCTTGGCTTATTCATGCTGGGAATTTTGTGTCCACTGGCCAACTCTAAA GGAGCTTTGTCAGGCCTTGTGTCAGGTCTAGTGTTGTCTCTGTGGGTGGGCATTGGAGCTCAGATATACCCTCCACCTCATGACATGAGCCGACCTCTACCACTGTCCACTGATGGCTGTAACCTTACCATGGCCCATGGCTTCAATTGGACCTCCAGCGCTCTGCCAATCCAGAACTCCACTGCAGTAACTCCAGTTCATGACGATGGCAA GCCCGTGCTGGCTGAGCTGTATGCTCTGTCCTACCTTTACTTCAGTCCACTGGGAACCATAGTAGCTATCAGTGTAGGACTGATTGTCAGCATCTTGACAG GTGGCTGCAAACTCAAAGTGGAGTCAAGGCTTATGTTACAGAAGGAAGACACAACCTGTTATTATTTCATCAAGATGCTAAAACGCAAA ATCAAGAGTCGAAGTGGACATCTGGACCTGAAGGACAGAGAGATGACATTTGGCAATGCTAATCCTGCTTTTAGTGACTTTGAGCTGGATCTTGCAAAAAGTGCCGTTTCTTGA